Proteins found in one Nocardia brasiliensis ATCC 700358 genomic segment:
- a CDS encoding hydroxysqualene dehydroxylase codes for MAENRWTVSRRNVLRGTVTAGVATAGALLTGALRSGPAAGDPGGRRVAVLGGGVAGLTAAHELIERGFEVTIFERRAWGGKARSVPVPGTGSGGRPDLPGEHGFRFFPGFYQHVPDTMRRIPFGDNPNGVWNNLVAVPEARFARRGGDDFRVPLGFRARGPFSPDAFRETLGAALSTALKMPPAEGMYFADRLLVFNSSCDARRDGQWDNTSWHDYVGNHARSHEFRALLSRTLTSIMVAAKENVASVRTIGNMGEQFLGNPLEIGNDGGMDRVLNGPTNAVWIEPWLDRLRTLGVTFVLGAEVRELALRDRRISAARIVDEHGTHRSVEADYFVVALPAERARMLWSPELLEVRPELGAMDRLVTDWMNGIQFYLRRPADISRGHAAYIDAPWALTSINQNQLWTRKFSEFGDGTVQDCLSVDISDWNTPGLLYGKPAKECTHEEIAREVWAQLAAHLDDRGDVLREADLHSWFLDPGITWQADKGRNANADPLLINTAGSWAHRPAPHGALENLFLAGDYVRTNVDLATMEGANESARAAVNALLDVAGSNAERCRMYTLYRAPELEPLRRIDADRYAAGQPNLFDVAI; via the coding sequence ATGGCAGAAAATCGGTGGACCGTATCGCGCAGGAACGTACTTCGCGGCACGGTGACGGCGGGGGTAGCAACAGCGGGGGCACTGCTGACCGGCGCGCTCAGATCCGGGCCTGCCGCCGGTGATCCGGGCGGCAGGCGGGTCGCGGTACTCGGCGGTGGCGTCGCGGGTTTGACCGCGGCGCACGAACTGATCGAACGTGGTTTCGAGGTCACGATTTTCGAGCGACGCGCCTGGGGCGGCAAGGCGCGCAGCGTGCCGGTCCCCGGCACCGGGTCCGGCGGCCGGCCGGATCTGCCCGGCGAGCACGGTTTCCGCTTCTTCCCCGGCTTCTACCAGCACGTGCCCGACACGATGCGGCGAATTCCGTTCGGCGACAACCCGAATGGCGTATGGAACAACCTGGTCGCGGTGCCGGAGGCGCGCTTCGCCCGGCGCGGCGGCGACGATTTCCGAGTACCGCTCGGCTTCCGCGCGCGCGGCCCGTTCAGTCCGGACGCCTTCCGCGAGACACTCGGCGCGGCTCTGTCGACCGCGTTGAAAATGCCGCCCGCCGAAGGCATGTACTTCGCCGACCGCCTGCTGGTCTTCAACAGCAGCTGCGATGCCCGCCGGGACGGCCAGTGGGACAACACTTCCTGGCACGACTACGTCGGCAACCACGCGCGCTCGCACGAGTTCCGCGCGCTGCTCTCGCGCACGCTGACCAGCATCATGGTCGCCGCCAAGGAGAACGTCGCCAGCGTCCGCACCATCGGCAACATGGGCGAGCAGTTCCTCGGCAACCCGCTGGAGATCGGCAACGACGGCGGGATGGACCGGGTGCTGAACGGGCCGACCAACGCGGTCTGGATCGAGCCGTGGCTGGACCGATTGCGCACGCTCGGTGTGACATTCGTGCTCGGCGCCGAGGTGCGCGAGCTGGCACTGCGCGACCGCCGGATCAGCGCCGCGCGCATCGTCGACGAGCACGGCACGCACCGCAGCGTCGAAGCGGACTACTTCGTCGTCGCGCTGCCCGCCGAACGTGCCCGCATGCTCTGGTCGCCCGAGCTGCTCGAGGTCCGTCCCGAACTGGGCGCGATGGACAGGCTGGTCACCGATTGGATGAACGGCATCCAGTTCTACCTGCGCAGGCCCGCCGATATCTCGCGCGGCCACGCCGCCTATATCGACGCACCGTGGGCGCTCACCTCGATCAACCAGAATCAGTTGTGGACCCGGAAATTCAGCGAATTCGGCGACGGCACCGTGCAGGACTGCCTTTCGGTGGACATCTCCGACTGGAACACCCCGGGCCTGCTGTACGGCAAACCCGCCAAGGAGTGCACGCACGAGGAGATCGCGCGCGAGGTCTGGGCACAGCTGGCGGCGCATCTCGACGACCGCGGCGACGTACTGCGCGAGGCCGACCTGCACTCGTGGTTCCTCGATCCGGGCATCACCTGGCAGGCGGACAAAGGCCGCAACGCGAACGCCGATCCGCTGCTAATCAACACGGCGGGCTCCTGGGCGCACCGGCCCGCACCGCACGGCGCGCTCGAAAACCTGTTCCTGGCAGGCGATTACGTGCGCACCAATGTCGATCTCGCGACGATGGAGGGGGCCAACGAGTCGGCCAGGGCCGCGGTCAACGCCCTGCTCGACGTGGCGGGCTCGAACGCCGAACGCTGCCGGATGTACACCCTGTACCGCGCACCCGAACTCGAACCGCTGCGCCGCATCGACGCCGACCGCTACGCGGCGGGGCAGCCGAACCTGTTCGACGTCGCGATCTGA
- a CDS encoding MurT ligase domain-containing protein: MADISVRGRIALRAAAAASWASQRAGRGKGSMIGGLIALQIDKTIMDQLGRGKRTVLITGTNGKSTTTRMTTAALSTLGAVATQADGANMDAGIVAALSAHRGAPLAAIEVDELHLPHVTDSLDPAAVVLLNLSRDQLDRVGEINMIERRLRAGLARHPGTVVIANCDDVLVTSIAYDHPNVVWVAAGSGWSMDATSCPRSGEPIRWEGSHWRSTGADFERPEPNWWLDGNDLVGPDGVRLPLELALPGRANRGNAAQAVAAAVALGATAADAVAATGTVREIAGRYRTVQVGEHAARLLLAKNPAGWQEALSMIEPASAGLVIAVNGQVPDGEDLSWLWDVRFEHFEGVQVVASGERATDLAVRLTYAGVEHTTVPNPVRAIASCPAGHVEVLANYTAFRDLNRDLDGRTA, encoded by the coding sequence GTGGCAGACATTTCGGTGCGTGGGCGAATCGCGCTGCGAGCCGCGGCGGCAGCGTCGTGGGCGTCGCAGCGGGCGGGACGCGGTAAGGGATCGATGATCGGCGGGCTCATCGCGCTGCAGATCGACAAGACGATCATGGACCAGCTCGGGCGCGGCAAGCGCACGGTGCTGATCACCGGCACCAACGGCAAGTCGACCACGACCAGGATGACCACGGCGGCGCTCAGCACGCTCGGCGCGGTGGCCACCCAGGCCGACGGCGCGAACATGGACGCGGGCATCGTCGCCGCGCTCAGCGCGCACCGCGGCGCCCCCCTGGCCGCGATCGAGGTGGACGAGCTGCATCTGCCGCACGTCACCGACTCGCTCGATCCGGCCGCGGTGGTGCTGCTCAACCTGAGCCGCGACCAGCTGGACCGGGTGGGCGAGATCAACATGATCGAACGCAGGCTGCGCGCGGGCCTGGCCCGCCACCCCGGCACCGTGGTGATCGCGAACTGTGACGACGTGCTGGTCACCTCGATCGCCTACGACCACCCGAACGTGGTGTGGGTGGCCGCGGGCAGCGGCTGGTCGATGGACGCCACCAGCTGCCCGCGCAGCGGCGAGCCCATCCGGTGGGAGGGCAGCCACTGGCGCAGTACCGGCGCGGATTTCGAACGGCCCGAACCGAATTGGTGGCTGGACGGCAACGACCTGGTCGGCCCGGACGGGGTACGGTTGCCGCTCGAGCTGGCCCTGCCCGGCCGTGCCAATCGGGGCAACGCCGCGCAGGCGGTCGCCGCTGCCGTCGCGCTAGGCGCCACCGCCGCCGACGCGGTCGCCGCCACCGGCACGGTGCGCGAGATCGCGGGCCGCTACCGGACCGTGCAGGTCGGCGAGCATGCCGCGCGACTGCTGCTGGCCAAGAACCCGGCGGGCTGGCAGGAGGCCCTCTCGATGATCGAACCCGCCTCGGCCGGACTCGTCATCGCGGTGAACGGACAGGTACCCGACGGCGAGGATCTGTCCTGGCTCTGGGACGTGCGGTTCGAGCACTTCGAAGGGGTCCAGGTGGTCGCGTCGGGTGAGCGGGCCACCGACCTCGCGGTGCGCCTGACCTACGCCGGTGTCGAACACACGACCGTGCCGAATCCGGTGCGCGCCATCGCCTCCTGTCCCGCCGGGCACGTCGAGGTGCTGGCGAACTACACCGCGTTCCGTGACCTCAACCGCGACCTCGACGGACGGACGGCATGA
- a CDS encoding DUF2637 domain-containing protein, protein MTTITPGAPAESIKQPARPATWSRVRSLLRPRPLYLSLLVSAVVAMKAFEMSFAALHHLAVRNLVEPGLASNVPIAIDGLVVGSIVATASFPKRSPGWWYATGLFVLSTLVSVAGNIEYAREIGGGPVSLIIYAGMPLTLLFAVHLTLILLARSTARPAPVVEPVLSTEPDEVADPVTSPQLNGHESELDGHAPMAPAAMVSPAPPGGPRTPLRFNGFEAANGRTLLNSNNR, encoded by the coding sequence ATGACGACGATCACGCCGGGCGCTCCTGCCGAATCAATAAAGCAGCCGGCCCGTCCCGCCACGTGGTCGCGGGTACGCAGCCTGCTCCGGCCGCGTCCGTTGTATCTGTCGCTGCTCGTTTCCGCCGTGGTGGCGATGAAAGCGTTCGAAATGTCGTTTGCCGCGCTCCATCATCTCGCCGTGCGGAATCTGGTGGAACCCGGCCTGGCCTCGAATGTGCCGATCGCCATCGACGGCCTGGTGGTCGGCTCCATCGTGGCCACCGCATCATTTCCCAAACGCAGCCCGGGGTGGTGGTATGCGACCGGACTATTCGTTCTTTCCACCCTGGTTTCGGTCGCCGGAAATATCGAATACGCGCGGGAAATCGGCGGCGGCCCGGTGTCTTTGATCATCTACGCCGGAATGCCGCTCACCTTGCTCTTCGCGGTCCACCTCACCTTGATCCTGCTGGCCCGCAGCACCGCGCGGCCCGCGCCCGTCGTCGAGCCGGTGCTCTCGACCGAGCCGGACGAGGTCGCCGACCCGGTGACATCGCCCCAGCTCAATGGCCACGAATCGGAGCTGGATGGCCATGCTCCGATGGCACCCGCGGCGATGGTGAGCCCCGCACCGCCCGGTGGGCCGCGTACCCCCCTGCGCTTCAACGGTTTCGAGGCCGCGAACGGCCGCACCCTGCTCAACTCCAACAACCGATAG
- a CDS encoding type 1 glutamine amidotransferase, which produces MTESIVRIGLVLPDVMGTYGDGGNALVLRQRLRLRGYAAEIVEITLADPVPDSLDVYTLGGAEDSAQRLATRHLQRYPGLQQAAAKGAPVLAICAAIQVLGQWYETSSGERVDGVGMIDVTTSPQAERAIGEVTTTPLLPGLTAALTGFENHRGGTKLGGDATGLARVTRGVGNGVGDGLEGVVQGSVLGTYMHGPALARNPELADLLLMRALGVSELAPLDLPEVEQLRRERLRA; this is translated from the coding sequence ATGACCGAATCGATAGTTCGCATCGGGCTGGTCCTGCCCGACGTGATGGGCACCTACGGCGACGGCGGCAACGCGCTGGTGTTGCGCCAGCGGCTGCGGCTGCGCGGCTACGCCGCCGAGATCGTCGAGATCACCCTGGCCGACCCGGTACCCGACTCGCTGGACGTGTACACCCTTGGCGGCGCGGAGGATTCGGCCCAGCGACTGGCCACCCGGCATCTGCAGCGCTACCCCGGGCTACAGCAGGCCGCCGCGAAAGGCGCTCCGGTGCTTGCCATCTGCGCCGCGATCCAGGTGCTCGGCCAGTGGTACGAGACCTCCTCGGGTGAGCGGGTCGACGGTGTCGGCATGATCGACGTGACCACCTCGCCGCAGGCCGAACGCGCGATCGGCGAGGTGACCACCACGCCGCTGCTGCCCGGCCTGACCGCGGCGCTGACCGGCTTCGAAAACCACCGCGGCGGTACCAAACTCGGCGGCGACGCGACCGGCTTGGCGCGGGTCACCCGCGGCGTCGGCAACGGCGTCGGAGATGGCTTGGAGGGCGTGGTGCAGGGTTCGGTGCTCGGCACCTATATGCACGGTCCCGCGTTGGCGCGCAATCCGGAACTCGCGGATCTGCTGCTGATGCGGGCGCTCGGCGTCTCGGAGCTGGCGCCGTTGGACCTGCCCGAGGTCGAACAGTTGCGCAGGGAGCGGCTGCGCGCCTAG
- a CDS encoding pyridoxamine 5'-phosphate oxidase family protein produces the protein MGEISDQITDPADLRRLLGEVTPLAANKERVALHPRDRDWIAATPFLVMSTSDAEGNCDASPKGDPAGFAKVLDDRTIAIPERPGNRRADGYLNILANPHVGLLFIIPGRPQTLRINGRAKLVRDAPYFDDMVVRGHRPILAVEVSIEQIYFHCAKAFLRSHLWQPEQWPDDGLPSWPHLVKEVQSEVTATIEQLEQHYAPANYNAKLYQG, from the coding sequence GTGGGCGAAATCAGCGATCAGATCACCGACCCGGCCGACCTGCGGCGACTACTCGGCGAGGTCACGCCGCTCGCGGCGAACAAGGAGCGCGTCGCGCTGCATCCCAGGGATCGGGACTGGATCGCGGCCACGCCCTTCCTGGTGATGAGCACCAGCGACGCCGAGGGCAACTGCGACGCCTCGCCCAAGGGCGACCCGGCCGGCTTCGCGAAGGTCCTCGACGACCGGACCATCGCGATCCCCGAGCGGCCGGGCAATCGACGGGCCGACGGGTACCTGAACATCCTCGCCAACCCGCACGTCGGCCTGCTGTTCATCATTCCCGGGCGGCCGCAGACCCTGCGGATCAACGGACGCGCCAAGCTGGTGCGCGACGCACCGTACTTCGACGACATGGTGGTGCGCGGCCACCGCCCGATCCTCGCCGTCGAGGTGTCGATCGAGCAGATCTATTTCCACTGCGCCAAAGCGTTCCTGCGCAGCCATCTCTGGCAGCCCGAGCAGTGGCCCGACGACGGCCTGCCCAGCTGGCCGCACCTGGTCAAAGAGGTGCAGAGCGAGGTCACCGCGACGATCGAGCAGCTCGAACAGCACTACGCCCCCGCCAACTACAACGCCAAGCTCTACCAGGGCTGA
- a CDS encoding KasA/KasB family beta-ketoacyl-ACP synthase, whose translation MRDITEFSTRNGGFRSVVVTAVEVSSALGADAESTWKGLLAGESGVRKLDDPEVESGRLPIDIGAKFKVDPTAELDRVKKRRMSYVQQVAYVMGKRIWETLGAPEVDRDRLGVSIGTGVGGAEVIVESNDILRDQGYRKVSPFAIPMAMPNGPAAVLGLELGARASVVTPVSACSSGCESLVHAWRSIILGEADMIVAGGVEGRINALALAGFTNMRALSSRVGEPERASRPFDRDRDGFVFGESAALLVLEAEEHALARGARPIARLLGAGLTADGYHLVAPDPEGRGNARAMRRALETAGVDGAEVDHVNAHATGTPFGDVAEAKGVSAAIGNHPSIYAPKSALGHSVGAVGALEAAISVLTLRDGAIPPTLNLDHRDAEIDLDIVSGATRYTDVQYVMNNSYGFGGHNSAVLFGKY comes from the coding sequence ATGCGCGATATCACCGAGTTCTCCACCCGCAACGGAGGATTCCGGAGCGTGGTGGTGACCGCGGTCGAGGTTTCCTCCGCGCTCGGCGCCGACGCCGAGTCCACCTGGAAGGGGCTCCTCGCGGGCGAGAGCGGGGTGCGCAAGCTCGACGACCCGGAGGTCGAGAGCGGACGCTTACCGATCGATATCGGTGCGAAGTTCAAGGTCGACCCGACCGCCGAGCTGGACCGGGTCAAGAAGCGGCGCATGTCCTACGTCCAGCAGGTGGCCTACGTGATGGGCAAACGGATCTGGGAGACCCTCGGTGCACCCGAGGTGGACCGGGACCGGCTCGGCGTCTCGATCGGCACCGGCGTGGGCGGCGCCGAGGTGATCGTCGAATCGAACGACATCCTGCGCGATCAGGGCTACCGCAAGGTCTCGCCGTTCGCGATCCCGATGGCCATGCCGAACGGGCCCGCGGCGGTGCTCGGACTCGAACTCGGTGCCCGGGCCAGTGTGGTGACGCCGGTGTCGGCATGTTCGTCGGGGTGTGAATCGCTGGTGCACGCGTGGCGCTCGATCATTCTCGGCGAGGCCGACATGATCGTCGCGGGTGGCGTCGAGGGCCGTATCAATGCCCTTGCGCTGGCGGGCTTTACGAACATGCGGGCGTTGAGCTCGCGGGTCGGGGAACCCGAACGCGCCTCGCGTCCGTTCGATCGGGACCGGGACGGGTTCGTCTTCGGCGAGTCGGCGGCACTGCTCGTGCTGGAGGCCGAGGAGCACGCGCTGGCACGGGGCGCCCGGCCGATCGCCCGGCTGCTCGGCGCGGGCCTGACCGCCGACGGCTACCACCTGGTGGCGCCGGACCCGGAGGGCCGGGGCAACGCGCGCGCGATGCGGCGCGCGCTGGAGACCGCGGGTGTCGACGGCGCCGAGGTGGATCACGTCAACGCGCACGCCACCGGCACGCCGTTCGGCGATGTGGCCGAGGCCAAAGGGGTTTCGGCCGCGATCGGCAACCATCCGTCGATCTACGCGCCCAAGTCGGCGCTCGGCCACTCGGTCGGCGCGGTGGGCGCACTGGAGGCCGCGATCTCGGTGCTGACGCTGCGCGACGGCGCGATCCCGCCGACCCTCAACCTGGACCACCGGGACGCCGAGATCGATCTCGACATCGTCAGCGGCGCAACAAGATACACCGACGTGCAGTACGTGATGAACAACTCGTACGGCTTCGGCGGGCACAACTCCGCGGTGCTGTTCGGCAAGTACTGA
- a CDS encoding ABC transporter permease, with amino-acid sequence MTAISSPETPTIAAGAAPVPVRRPHRSRRSIRPVLTRVAALGLVLGLWTVLTAAGWVDPLYLPSPRAVWDAFVRANSRHQVAAGVDRTVIGEQNYYLWEHLVASLQRIAAGVGLAIVAGPLAGFVMGMLTPVRLITEPILNFLRSLPPLGYIGLLIVWFGIGDVSKIWLLFLAAFPPIAIATLSGVTGVKQDYLNAARALGAGRAQVVSRVVLPATLPEVIGGIRIATAFAWTTVVAAELNNGIPGIGGLAYIAGTQLNTPLTIACIIVIGCAALALDSVIKFLGAKAVPWKGKV; translated from the coding sequence ATGACCGCGATCAGCTCACCGGAGACGCCGACGATCGCGGCCGGAGCGGCCCCGGTGCCGGTACGACGCCCGCACCGCTCGCGCCGCTCGATCAGGCCGGTGCTCACCCGCGTCGCGGCGCTCGGCCTGGTGCTCGGACTCTGGACGGTGCTCACCGCGGCGGGCTGGGTCGATCCGCTCTATCTGCCCTCGCCCCGCGCGGTATGGGATGCGTTCGTGCGGGCCAACTCCCGGCACCAGGTCGCGGCCGGCGTCGACCGCACGGTGATCGGCGAACAGAACTATTACCTGTGGGAACACCTGGTCGCCAGCTTGCAGCGGATCGCGGCCGGAGTGGGCCTCGCGATCGTGGCCGGGCCGCTGGCCGGCTTCGTGATGGGCATGCTCACGCCGGTGCGGCTGATCACCGAGCCGATCCTGAACTTCCTGCGGTCGCTGCCGCCGCTCGGCTACATCGGCCTGCTGATCGTCTGGTTCGGCATCGGTGACGTGTCCAAGATCTGGCTGCTGTTCCTCGCCGCCTTCCCGCCCATCGCGATCGCCACGCTCAGCGGCGTCACCGGGGTCAAGCAGGACTACCTGAACGCGGCCCGCGCGCTGGGCGCCGGTCGGGCGCAGGTCGTTTCGCGGGTGGTGCTGCCCGCGACGCTGCCGGAGGTGATCGGCGGTATCCGGATCGCCACCGCGTTCGCCTGGACCACCGTCGTCGCCGCGGAGCTGAACAACGGCATTCCCGGCATCGGCGGCCTCGCCTACATCGCGGGCACACAACTGAATACGCCGCTGACCATCGCGTGCATCATCGTGATCGGCTGCGCCGCACTAGCGCTCGACTCGGTCATCAAATTTCTTGGTGCCAAAGCAGTTCCGTGGAAAGGCAAGGTATGA
- a CDS encoding LysR family transcriptional regulator: protein MSLDRLRVLCEFADRGTIAAVAAALSMTPSAVSQQLKVLAREAGVALLEPDGRRVRLTDAGQALVVRADEVLAAMDRAVAEMAHYRGSPRGRVRVAVFPSGGALLLPLVLPAMTDSGVDVVATDWDLPPADLPRLLADNDVVLTHRDERAAPVADSRISVHMLMREPIDVVVAPTHRLAGRSAVTPEELADETWLSVKGGFPIDDVLRSIATVTGVRPRIAQRLNEFHLIETVVASGYAVALMPRYAVSHPGLSVLRLTGVRAARVYELATRRRAEHRPAIAAVLAAFRDAVATVTAGSPPPDGSRTGLR, encoded by the coding sequence ATGTCGCTGGACCGGCTGCGGGTGCTGTGCGAATTCGCGGATCGGGGCACCATCGCCGCCGTGGCCGCCGCGCTCTCGATGACGCCGTCGGCGGTATCGCAGCAGCTCAAGGTGCTGGCCCGGGAGGCGGGCGTCGCGTTGCTGGAGCCGGACGGCCGCCGGGTCCGGCTCACCGACGCGGGGCAGGCGCTGGTGGTGCGCGCCGACGAGGTGCTCGCGGCGATGGATCGTGCCGTGGCGGAGATGGCGCACTATCGCGGCTCGCCCCGCGGCCGGGTTCGGGTGGCCGTATTCCCTTCGGGCGGAGCGCTTTTGCTGCCCCTGGTGTTGCCCGCGATGACCGACAGCGGCGTCGACGTGGTCGCCACCGACTGGGACCTGCCGCCCGCCGACCTGCCCCGGCTGCTCGCCGACAACGACGTGGTGCTCACCCACCGCGACGAGCGCGCCGCGCCCGTCGCCGATTCGCGCATCTCGGTGCACATGCTGATGCGCGAACCCATCGATGTCGTTGTCGCGCCGACCCATCGGCTCGCCGGACGCTCCGCGGTGACCCCGGAGGAACTCGCGGACGAGACCTGGCTCAGCGTCAAGGGTGGCTTCCCGATCGACGACGTGCTCCGCTCGATCGCCACGGTCACCGGGGTGCGGCCACGAATAGCGCAGCGGCTCAACGAATTCCACCTCATCGAAACCGTGGTCGCGTCCGGTTACGCCGTGGCGCTGATGCCGCGCTATGCGGTCTCGCACCCCGGCTTGTCGGTGCTGCGGCTCACCGGTGTGCGCGCCGCCCGCGTCTACGAACTGGCCACCCGCCGCCGCGCCGAGCACCGCCCCGCCATCGCGGCCGTGCTGGCGGCGTTCCGGGACGCCGTCGCCACCGTCACCGCCGGTTCCCCGCCGCCGGACGGGAGCCGAACCGGCCTGCGGTGA
- a CDS encoding EamA family transporter has translation MTARDRLLGFTVVLLWGLNFLAIRVGLDHFPPFFFAALRFAVIAVPVLLFVPRPQVRTRWLLLYGTGFGILQFAFLFTAMRVGMPTGLASLVLQSSAPFTVLLGALFLRERIRSIQVAGIAVALAGMAVIGWDRLEHATLLPVLLTLAGGLGWAFGNIGARQATVESPGLNTLHLTLWLAVVPPLPLFALSAAAEGPATGWHALADSFSAAGWPALVALAYIAVLATVIGSGMWTYLMSRYPAGVVAPLTLLVPVVGIAAAWAFLDETPTPLSLVGGVIVIAGAFAATSGKRTATATGQAASPDAATDRPRPQLIEA, from the coding sequence GTGACCGCTCGTGATCGACTGCTCGGATTTACCGTCGTCCTGCTCTGGGGACTGAACTTTCTCGCCATCCGCGTGGGCCTCGATCACTTCCCGCCCTTCTTCTTCGCCGCGCTGCGGTTCGCGGTCATCGCGGTCCCGGTCCTGCTGTTCGTCCCGCGGCCGCAGGTGCGGACGCGCTGGCTCCTGCTGTACGGCACGGGTTTCGGCATCCTGCAGTTCGCCTTCCTGTTCACCGCGATGCGGGTCGGCATGCCGACCGGCCTCGCCTCGCTGGTGCTGCAATCCTCCGCACCGTTCACCGTGCTGCTCGGCGCCCTGTTCCTACGGGAACGGATCCGGTCGATCCAGGTCGCCGGCATCGCGGTCGCGCTGGCGGGCATGGCGGTGATCGGCTGGGACCGGCTCGAACACGCCACCCTGCTGCCGGTGCTGCTGACCCTGGCCGGCGGTCTGGGCTGGGCCTTCGGCAATATCGGCGCGCGCCAGGCGACGGTCGAGTCACCCGGCCTGAACACCCTGCATCTGACGCTGTGGCTGGCCGTGGTCCCACCGCTGCCGTTGTTCGCGCTGTCCGCGGCCGCCGAAGGCCCGGCCACCGGCTGGCACGCACTCGCCGACTCCTTCTCCGCGGCCGGTTGGCCCGCCCTGGTGGCACTCGCCTACATCGCGGTGCTCGCCACGGTCATCGGCAGCGGCATGTGGACCTACCTGATGAGCCGCTACCCCGCCGGCGTCGTCGCACCGCTGACGCTGCTGGTCCCTGTCGTCGGAATCGCCGCTGCCTGGGCGTTTCTCGACGAAACCCCCACCCCCCTGTCCCTGGTCGGTGGCGTGATCGTCATCGCCGGTGCGTTCGCCGCCACCTCCGGCAAGCGCACCGCGACCGCCACCGGCCAGGCCGCGTCCCCCGACGCGGCCACCGATCGTCCCCGTCCGCAACTGATCGAGGCCTGA